In Zingiber officinale cultivar Zhangliang chromosome 11B, Zo_v1.1, whole genome shotgun sequence, a single window of DNA contains:
- the LOC122034135 gene encoding poly(A)-specific ribonuclease PARN-like → MSSSEFRSGHGRLRHAESAICLGVLPILTLGLLPRLRPFSTDAPGGCSVAVMQVTRSNFNAALEGLRACVEESDFVAVDLEMTGVTSAPWRDSFEFDRSDVRYLKLKDSAEKFAVVQFGVCPFRWDSSKGSFFAHPHNFYIFPRNELPLHGPPDDFLWQVTSIDFLAKCQFDFNACIYEGAFLNQVLRILLYIQCCLSIIPLKDKSQLVVLSTYFLCCVIELISCSYQCIFNVVKKHFNDLMYVRVVDEDNSWQRRVVYVDTNEDKAVLMKDVLEDLRKNAEKRIKSSVGFRHVVDLLASTGKLIVGHNCLLDLAHIYNKFFGPLPSSLTEFVQAVHEKFPHIVDTKHLLNSNQTIQHLMKKNSKSLSSAFSLLCPNVSSNFQTTSKSYLRFEVQTDEIRQAFIIQSFYSFVSASGNNKLNMIIRYFLTLLGWKFSHTILNSQM, encoded by the exons GCTGCAGCGTGGCCGTGATGCAGGTGACGAGGTCCAATTTCAACGCGGCGCTGGAGGGCCTTAGGGCCTGCGTAGAGGAGTCGGACTTCGTGGCCGTTGACCTTGAGATGACCGGCGTGACGAGTGCCCCATGGAGGGACTCGTTCGAGTTCGACCGATCCGATGTCCGTTACCTTAAGCTGAAGGACTCCGCTGAGAAGTTCGCTGTCGTGCAGTTCGGTGTCTGCCCCTTCCGCTGGGATTCATCCAAGGGCTCCTTCTTCGCCCATCC GCATAACTTCTATATCTTTCCACGGAATGAGTTGCCACTTCATGGGCCACCTGATGATTTCCTATGGCAAGTAACATCCATCGACTTCCTTGCTAAATGCCAATTTGACTTCAATGCATGTATATATGAAGGTGCTTTTCTCAATCAAGTTCTTCGCATCCTACTATACATACAGTGTTGCCTTTCCATCATACCACTAAAAGATAAGTCTCAATTAGTCGTTCTATCTACTTA TTTTTTGTGCTGTGTCATAGAACTCATCAGTTGTAGTTACCAGTGTATATTTAAT GTTGTGAAAAAGCACTTCAATGACCTCATGTATGTTCGTGTTGTTGACGAGGACAACTCATGGCAAAGGAGGGTAGTCTATGTCGACACAAATGAAGATAAGGCTGTATTGATG AAAGATGTCCTTGAAGATCTGagaaaaaatgcagaaaaaaGAATCAAGTCTTCTGTTGGATTTCGGCATGTTGTTGATCTTCTTGCATCAACAGGAAAATTGATTGTTGGTCATAATTGTCTTCTAG ATTTAGCTCATATATACAACAAATTTTTTGGTCCTCTTCCTTCATCTTTGACGGAATTTGTGCAAGCTGTCCATGAAAAATTCCCCCACATTGTTGACACTAAGCACCTTTTGAATTCAAACCAGACAATTCAGCATTTGATGAAAAAGAATAGCAAGTCATTGTCTTCTGCCTTCTCTCTTTTATGCCCCAACGTATCATCTAATTTCCAGACCACTTCCAAGTCTTACTTGAGATTTGAGGTCCAAACAGATGAAATTAGGCAAGCTTTCATAATTCAATCATTTTATTCATTTGTTTCTGCATCAGGAAATAACAAACTAAACATGATCATCCGTTATTTTTTGACTttgttgggttggaaattttctCATACTATTTTAAACTCTCAAATGTAA